A portion of the Deinococcus ruber genome contains these proteins:
- a CDS encoding alpha/beta hydrolase has protein sequence MPVDPYIQAMLQQMAAYPFPNSIHEMRSAGASSTAMPARPVEIGGTRDLSVPGPASPLPARLYTPVGEAPAGGWPLTVFFHGGGFSVGDITSHDSLCRELCAASGSAVLSVEYRLAPEFPFPAPGDDCYAAYLWAAEHATDLGADPARLAVAGDSAGANLSTVVTLRVRDEGGPMPKAQLLFYPAVDFVTQTDSRKQNGNGYFLTEDMMRMFGEAYLSDPTHAAHPHASPLLSAQLHDLPPALILTAEFDPLRDEGEAYHQALVNAGNRATYLPGPGMVHGYANMTGFVPAAAALVDQGAAWLKKELA, from the coding sequence ATGCCGGTAGACCCTTACATCCAGGCGATGCTTCAGCAGATGGCCGCCTACCCTTTTCCCAACAGCATTCACGAAATGCGCTCGGCGGGCGCGTCCTCGACGGCGATGCCTGCCCGCCCGGTCGAGATCGGCGGCACCCGCGACCTGAGCGTTCCCGGCCCGGCCTCGCCGCTCCCTGCCCGCCTGTACACCCCGGTGGGCGAGGCCCCGGCGGGCGGCTGGCCGCTCACGGTCTTCTTCCACGGTGGCGGGTTCTCGGTGGGCGACATTACCAGCCACGACAGCCTGTGCCGCGAGCTGTGTGCGGCGAGCGGGTCGGCGGTGCTGAGTGTGGAGTACCGGCTGGCCCCGGAGTTCCCGTTTCCGGCTCCCGGAGACGACTGCTACGCGGCGTACCTGTGGGCGGCCGAACATGCGACGGACTTGGGCGCGGATCCGGCGCGGCTGGCGGTGGCCGGTGACAGTGCCGGGGCCAACCTGAGCACTGTGGTGACGCTGCGGGTGCGTGACGAGGGCGGGCCGATGCCCAAAGCGCAGCTGCTGTTTTACCCGGCGGTCGATTTCGTGACGCAGACCGACTCACGCAAACAGAACGGCAACGGCTATTTCCTGACCGAAGACATGATGCGGATGTTTGGGGAAGCCTATCTTTCAGACCCCACGCACGCGGCGCACCCGCACGCTTCGCCGCTGCTGAGCGCCCAGCTACACGACCTTCCGCCAGCGCTGATCCTGACCGCTGAGTTCGACCCGCTGCGCGACGAGGGCGAGGCGTACCATCAGGCACTCGTGAACGCCGGCAACCGCGCCACATATCTGCCTGGACCTGGCATGGTGCACGGCTACGCCAACATGACCGGCTTCGTGCCCGCTGCCGCGGCGCTGGTAGACCAGGGCGCGGCGTGGCTGAAAAAGGAGCTGGCATAA